One stretch of Equus przewalskii isolate Varuska chromosome 9, EquPr2, whole genome shotgun sequence DNA includes these proteins:
- the CAPN12 gene encoding calpain-12, which produces MACDSRRVTIQLVDEEAGPGPRGPKPFRGQSYEKIRAACLEEGVLFRDPYFPAGPDTLGYDQLGPDSEKTKGVEWMRPHEFCAEPQFICEDMSRTDVCQGSLGNCWFLAAAASLTLYPRLLCRVVPPGQGFQDGYAGVFHFQLWQFGRWVDVVVDDRLPVREGKLMFVRSAQRNEFWAPLLEKAYAKLHGSYEVMRGGHMNEAFVDFTGGVGEVLYLRQGTPGLFSALRHALAKESLVGATALSDRGEYRTEDGLVKGHAYSVTGTHKVSLGFTKVRLLRLRNPWGRVEWTGAWSDSCPRWDALPAEWREALLVKKEDGEFWMELQDFLHHFDTVQICSLSPEVLGPSPAGGGWHIHTFQGRWVRGFNSGGSQPGAETFWTNPQFRLTLLEPDDEDEDEEGPWGGWGAAGARGPAQGGRTPKCTVLLSLIQRNRRRLRAQGLTYLTVGFHVFQIPEELLGLWDSPRSRALLPSLLRADRSPFCTRRDVSRRCRLRPGHYLVVPSAARAGDEADFTLRVFSERRHTAREIDDAISADLRALSVPYVPLEVGLEQLFQELAGEEEELSAPQLQTLLSIALEPARAHARTPRELGLRTCEQLLQCFGHGRSLGLHRFQQLWRHLLEWQATFDKFDEDASGTMNSYELRLALNAAGFHLNNQLTQALTSRYRDSRLRVDFERFVACVAQLTCIFRHCSQHLDGGEGVVCLTHRQWMEVATFS; this is translated from the exons ATGGCGTGTGACAGCAGGAGGGTCACCATCCAGCTGGTGGAcgaggaggcagggcctggacCCAGGGGCCCAAAGCCTTTTCGGGGCCAGAGCTATGAGAAAATCCGAGcagcctgcctggaggagggggttCTGTTCCGAGATCCCTACTTCCCTGCTGGCCCAGATACCCTTGGCTATGACCAGCTGGGGCCGGACTCCGAGAAGACCAAAGGGGTGGAATGGATGCGGCCCCAT GAGTTTTGCGCTGAGCCGCAGTTCATCTGTGAGGACATGAGCCGGACAGACGTGTGTCAGGGGAGCCTGG GTAACTGCTGGTTTCTTGCGGCCGCGGCCTCCCTCACTCTGTACCCCCGGCTCCTATGCAGGGTGGTCCCCCCTGGACAGGGTTTCCAAGATGGCTACGCAGGTGTCTTCCACTTCCAG CTCTGGCAGTTTGGCCGCTGGGTGGACGTCGTGGTGGACGACAGGCTGCCTGTGCGTGAGGGCAAGCTGATGTTCGTGCGCTCGGCTCAGCGGAATGAGTTCTGGGCCCCGCTCCTGGAGAAGGCGTACGCCAA GCTCCACGGCTCCTACGAGGTGATGCGAGGCGGCCACATGAACGAGGCTTTCGTGGACTTCACGGGCGGCGTGGGCGAGGTGCTCTACCTGAGGCAAGGCACCCCGGGCCTCTTCTCGGCCCTGCGCCATGCCCTGGCCAAGGAGTCCCTCGTGGGCGCCACTGCCCTG AGTGATCGGGGCGAGTACCGCACAGAAGACGGGCTGGTGAAGGGACATGCGTATTCCGTCACGGGCACGCACAAG GTGTCCCTGGGCTTCACCAAGGTGCGGCTGTTGCGGCTGCGGAACCCATGGGGCCGCGTGGAGTGGACCGGGGCCTGGAGCGACAG TTGCCCCCGCTGGGACGCGCTCCCCGCCGAGTGGCGAGAGGCCCTGCTGGTGAAGAAAGAGGACGGCGAGTTCTG GATGGAGCTGCAGGACTTCCTTCACCACTTCGACACCGTCCAGATCTGCTCGCTGAGCCCCGAGGTGCTGGGCCCCAGCCCGGCGGGAGGCGGCTGGCACATCCACACCTTCCAAGGCCGCTGGGTGCGCGGCTTCAACTCCGGCGGGAGCCAGCCTGGTGCCG AAACCTTCTGGACCAACCCCCAGTTCCGGCTGACGCTGCTGGAGCCCGATGACGAGGACGAGGACgaggaggggccctgggggggctggggggcagcaGGGGCGCGGGGCCCTGCGCAGGGGGGCCGCACCCCCAAGTGCACTGTCCTCCTGTCACTCATCCAGAGGAACCGACGGCGCCTGAGGGCCCAGGGCCTCACCTACCTCACCGTGGGGTTCCACGTGTTCCAG ATCCCGGAGGAG ctgctGGGCCTCTGGGACTCCCCGCGCAGCCGCGCGCTCCTGCCGAGCCTGCTGCGCGCCGACCGCTCGCCCTTCTGCACCCGCCGCGACGTGAGCCGCCGCTGCCGCCTGCGCCCCGGCCACTACCTGGTGGTGCCCAGCGCCGCCCGCGCCGGCGACGAGGCCGACTTCACGCTGCGCGTCTTCTCCGAGCGCCGCCACACCGCGCG GGAGATCGATGACGCCATCAGCGCCGACCTGCGCGCCCTGTCG GTCCCCTACGTTCCCCTGGAGGTGGGCTTGGAGCAGCTGTTTCAGGAGCTGGCAGGAGAG GAGGAAGAACTCAGCGCCCCTCAGCTCCAGACCTTACTAAGCATCGCCCTGGAGCCTG cCAGGGCCCACGCGCGGACCCCGAGAGAGCTGGGGCTCAGGACCTGTGAGCAGCTGCTGCAGTGTTTTGGG CACGGCCGGAGTCTAGGCCTGCACCGTTTCCAGCAGCTCTGGCGCCACCTCCTGGAGTGGCAG GCCACATTCGACAAGTTCGATGAGGACGCCTCCGGGACCATGAACTCCTACGAGCTGAGGCTGGCGCTGAATGCGGCAG GCTTCCACCTCAACAACCAGCTGACCCAGGCCCTCACCAGCCGCTACCGGGACAGCCGCCTACGTGTGGACTTCGAGCGCTTCGTGGCCTGTGTGGCGCAGCTCACCTGCATCTTCC GCCACTGCAGCCAGCACCTGGATGGGGGCGAGGGCGTCGTCTGCCTGACCCACAGACAG TGGATGGAGGTGGCCACCTTCTCCTAG